The following proteins are co-located in the Vallicoccus soli genome:
- a CDS encoding molybdenum cofactor biosynthesis protein MoaE: MSGGGDGGGDGGGRTGERGPVRLLGVRATPIGVDEVLAAVRDPAAGGTAVFVGTVRREDGGKEVDELGYSAHPRVEEVLAQVAQRVAQRHPVVALAALHRTGDLAVGDVAVVVAAAAGHRGEAFDACRELVEDLKHQVPLWKHQRFADGSDEWVGSA, encoded by the coding sequence GTGAGCGGCGGCGGGGACGGCGGCGGGGACGGCGGCGGGCGCACGGGGGAGCGGGGCCCGGTGCGCCTGCTGGGCGTGCGCGCCACCCCGATCGGGGTCGACGAGGTGCTCGCGGCGGTGCGCGACCCCGCGGCGGGCGGTACGGCGGTGTTCGTCGGCACGGTCCGCCGCGAGGACGGCGGCAAGGAGGTCGACGAGCTCGGCTACAGCGCGCACCCCCGGGTGGAGGAGGTCCTGGCGCAGGTCGCGCAGCGCGTGGCGCAGCGGCACCCGGTGGTGGCCCTCGCGGCCCTGCACCGCACCGGCGACCTCGCGGTCGGCGACGTCGCCGTGGTCGTCGCCGCGGCCGCCGGGCACCGGGGGGAGGCCTTCGACGCCTGCCGCGAGCTCGTCGAGGACCTCAAGCACCAGGTGCCGCTGTGGAAGCACCAGCGCTTCGCCGACGGCAGCGACGAGTGGGTGGGCTCCGCCTGA
- a CDS encoding PPA1309 family protein, whose product MADQSPQPADPRRPRAAAAPPRLTRAVVELEQHVAAGGWDQPVRLFALVPTAELLAAQPDLADQLGGDALLLDPGHLTPVEQEVPAHDGLEELLAGIVWPPEVAGTAVAVERLVLPPDAEGALPDDPAAAAAFAAGHPGRQEVRLAVGVLRDGSRECAVRLRSADRDQDVRSGADLVPGLARALAATLED is encoded by the coding sequence AGTCCCCCCAGCCCGCCGACCCCCGCCGCCCCCGGGCCGCCGCCGCCCCGCCGCGGCTCACCCGCGCCGTCGTCGAGCTCGAGCAGCACGTCGCCGCCGGCGGCTGGGACCAGCCGGTGCGCCTCTTCGCGCTCGTGCCCACCGCCGAGCTGCTCGCCGCGCAGCCCGACCTCGCCGACCAGCTCGGCGGGGACGCGCTGCTGCTGGACCCGGGGCACCTGACGCCGGTGGAGCAGGAGGTGCCCGCGCACGACGGCCTCGAGGAGCTGCTCGCGGGCATCGTGTGGCCGCCGGAGGTGGCCGGCACCGCCGTCGCCGTCGAGCGGCTCGTGCTGCCGCCCGACGCCGAGGGCGCCCTGCCCGACGACCCCGCGGCCGCGGCCGCCTTCGCCGCCGGCCACCCGGGCCGCCAGGAGGTGCGCCTCGCCGTGGGCGTCCTGCGCGACGGCAGCCGGGAGTGCGCGGTGCGGCTGCGCTCGGCGGACCGCGACCAGGACGTGCGCTCCGGCGCCGACCTCGTGCCCGGGCTGGCCCGCGCGCTGGCGGCCACGCTCGAGGACTAG
- a CDS encoding YlbL family protein — protein sequence MVSGPAVEQARDEQDGPPPRPAASRPVVLAASALVAVALAAVAALLPVPYVLLSPGPTANTIGEVDGTQLITVRGRETYPTAGHLDLTTVSVSGGPGRRVDLVQALRGWLDPAVAVVPEEQVYPEGTTEEQVQQTNARDMTSSQDDATAAALRQLGVPVDERATVAAVAPGSAADGVLRVGDVITAVDGRAVAGSARAAERVGDRSPGDLVELTVLRDGEESVQRVVTRPAEDDPERAVVGVQLGTTFDAPFEVEFGLEDVGGPSAGMMFALGIIDELTPGELNGGQYVAGTGEITPDGQVRPIGGIQQKLVAARDLGADLFLAPSGNCREVAAATPEGLRVTPVDSLGQALSALRALREDRADALPTCG from the coding sequence ATGGTCAGCGGTCCCGCGGTCGAGCAGGCCCGCGACGAGCAGGACGGGCCCCCGCCCCGCCCTGCGGCGTCGCGCCCGGTCGTCCTGGCGGCCTCGGCCCTGGTCGCCGTCGCCCTCGCGGCGGTCGCCGCGCTCCTGCCGGTGCCGTACGTCCTGCTGTCCCCCGGCCCGACCGCCAACACCATCGGCGAGGTCGACGGGACCCAGCTCATCACCGTACGGGGGCGGGAGACGTACCCGACCGCGGGCCACCTGGACCTCACCACCGTGTCGGTGAGCGGCGGGCCCGGGCGGCGGGTCGACCTCGTGCAGGCCCTGCGCGGCTGGCTCGACCCCGCGGTGGCGGTGGTCCCCGAGGAGCAGGTCTACCCGGAGGGGACCACCGAGGAGCAGGTGCAGCAGACGAACGCCCGCGACATGACCTCGTCGCAGGACGACGCGACCGCCGCCGCGCTGCGCCAGCTCGGCGTGCCGGTCGACGAGCGGGCGACCGTCGCGGCGGTCGCGCCGGGGTCGGCGGCCGACGGGGTGCTGCGCGTCGGCGACGTCATCACGGCGGTCGACGGCCGGGCGGTCGCCGGCAGCGCCCGGGCTGCGGAGCGGGTCGGCGACCGGAGCCCGGGGGACCTCGTCGAGCTCACGGTGCTGCGCGACGGCGAGGAGTCGGTCCAGCGGGTCGTCACCCGGCCCGCCGAGGACGACCCCGAGCGCGCGGTCGTCGGGGTGCAGCTCGGCACGACGTTCGACGCGCCCTTCGAGGTCGAGTTCGGCCTCGAGGACGTCGGCGGCCCGAGCGCCGGGATGATGTTCGCGCTCGGCATCATCGACGAGCTCACCCCCGGCGAGCTCAACGGCGGGCAGTACGTCGCGGGCACCGGCGAGATCACCCCCGACGGGCAGGTGCGCCCCATCGGCGGCATCCAGCAGAAGCTCGTCGCCGCGCGCGACCTCGGCGCGGACCTGTTCCTCGCGCCCTCCGGCAACTGCCGGGAGGTCGCGGCCGCCACCCCCGAGGGGCTGCGGGTGACCCCGGTCGACTCGCTGGGCCAGGCGCTCTCGGCGCTGCGGGCGCTGCGGGAGGACCGCGCGGACGCGCTGCCCACCTGCGGCTGA